A stretch of DNA from Halorubrum sp. BOL3-1:
GGCGCCGAGCCGCTGCTCACGACGGTCGGGCGGTCCAACACGGTCGGTGCGCTCGCGACGGGCAACGAGAACGGCGTTCTCGTGTCCTCGCGCGCGACAGAACGCGAGAAGGACCGGATCGCGGACGCCGCTGGAGTCCGGGTGGCCGAGCTGCCGGGCGAGATCAACGCCGCCGGCAACGTCGTCCTCGCGAACGACTACGGCGCGTACGTCCACCCGGACCTCTCGCGCGAGGCGGTCCAGACGGTCAAAGACGCCCTCGACGTCCCCGTCACTCGCGGCGACTTCGGCGGCGTCCGGACCGTCGGCACCGCGGCGGTCGCCAACAACACGGGGGTGCTCTGTCACCCGCAGTCGACCGAATCGGAGCTTCAGACGGTCGAGGAGGCGCTCGACGTGCGCGCAGACCTCGGCACCGTCAACTACGGCGCGCCGCTCGTCGGCTCCGGTCTCGTCGCGAACGACGAGGGATACGTCGTCGGCGAGGACACGACCGGTCCCGAGTTGGGCCGGATAGAGGAGACGCTCGGCTTCATCGACTGAGCCGTTCGTCGACGCTCCCGCCTTCGTTTTCGAACCACTCGCGTATTTACCAGCCGCAGCGGAGTCGAGTGCGGTATGCCCGCAATCGAGTGCCGGGACCACCGAGTACGACGGTAACGGCCGTGCTCGTGGCGCTCGCCGTCGTTCGGTTTCGACGGGCAGACGTCTCCGGGTGACGGCCGCCGTCTCCGGTGCCGCGCCGCGGTCCAGACGTCGCGGCCGCGTGTCCCTTTTTAGGAAGATACTTCCCTGTCCCTGCCGGATCGAGGAACATGAGTGCCTACACGGTAAGTGGACGGTTCCAGAGCCGAGACGGCTTCCAGCCGTTCACGAAGGACGTCGAGGCGGAAAACGAGGATCTCGCCCGCGAGCGGATCTACACCAACGTCGGGAGCCAGCACAACCGAAAGCGCACCCAGATCGAGATCGAGGAGGTGTCCGCGGCATGATGGGCGGCGGACAACAGCAGCTCCAGCAGCTCTCTCAGGAGCTGCAGGCGCTCGACGAGGAGATCGAGGCGCTCGAAGACGAGGTCGCCGGCTACCGCGAGGAGAAGACCGACATCGACGACGCGGTCGAAGCCATCGAGACGCTCGACACGGGCGCGACCGTTCAGGTCCCGCTCGGCGGCGGCGCGTACCTCCGCGCGGAGGTCCAGGACATCGACGAGGTCATCGTCTCGCTCGGCGGCAACTACTCCGCCGAGCAGCCGCAGGACGACGCTATCGACGTGCTCCGGCGCAAGCAGGAGGCCCTCGACGAGCGCATCGAGGAGACGGAAGCGGAGGTCGACGACCTGGAGTCCGAGAGCGACGAGCTCGAACAGCAGGCCCAGCAGATGCAACAGCAGATGCAACAACAGCAGATGCAACAACAGCAGATGGAGCAGGGCCAAGACGGCGAGGAGTAAGACGGGGGCTTAGACCGTGTTCGACGGACTGAAGGACAAGCTCTCCGGCTTCCGAGAGGACGTCGAGGAGTCGACGGAGGTCGAGAAAGAAACCCCCCCGAAGAGGAAGCGACCGCCCAGAGTGACGCGACAGACGAGGGGGACGCCGCGACGGCTGAGGCCGCCGCGGCTGGCGCCGCCGAGGCGGCCGAGACCTCCGCCGGCGACGACGAGCCGGGTTCGGACGACGAGCCGAGCACCTTCCGGCGCGCGAAGGCGTTCGCGACCGGGCGGATCATCATCGAGGAGGAGGACCTCGAGGAACCGCTGTGGAACCTCGAGATGGCGCTGCTCGAAAGCGACGTGGAGATGAGCGTTGCCGAGCAGATCCTCGACAGCGTCCGCGAGAGCATGCTCGGGGAGTCGCGAAAGCAGGTCGAGACGACGGGTGAACTCGTCGAGTCGGCGCTTCACGACGCCCTCGTCGACGTCATCGCGGTCGGACAGTTCGACTTCGAACAGCGGATCGCGGCGGCCGACAAGCCGGTCACCATCGTCTTCACCGGCGTCAACGGCGTCGGGAAGACGACGAGCATCGCGAAACTGTCGAAGTGGCTCGCGGACCGCGGCTACTCCTCGGTCCTCGCGAACGGCGACACGTACCGCGCGGGCGCGAACGAGCAGATCCGCGAGCACGCCGACCGGCTCGGGCGCGACCTGATAAGCCACGACCGAGGCGGTGACCCGGCAGCGGTCATCTACGACGGCGTCGAGTACGCCGAGGCGAACGACATCGACGTGGTGTTGGGCGACACGGCCGGCCGGCTCCACACGAGCGACGACCTGATGGCCCAGCTGGAGAAGATCGACCGCGTCGTCGAGCCCGACATGACCCTCTTCGTCGACGAGGCGGTCGCGGGTCAGGACGCGGTCAACCGCGCGAAGGAGTTCGACGACGCGGCCGCGATCGACGGCGCCGTGCTGACGAAGGCCGACGCCGACTCCTCCGGCGGCGCGGCCATCTCGGTCGCGTACGTCACCGGCAAGCCGATCCTCTTCCTCGGCACCGGGCAGGGGTACGACGACCTCGCCCTGTTCGACCCCGAGGACCTCGTTGAGAGCCTGCTGGACGAGGAGTGAATCCCGGCGCGATCCCGGTCTTCCGTTCGTCCGGTCCACCGCATTCCCCCGATCTACTACTATCCTGCTCCGCTCTCCGAACTCCGCGGCTACGCCACCGCGATCCGGGACCGAAACTCCGCCCGTCCGTTCGCCGGGAGGCCGGTCGCCCGGAACAGCGCGCCCGCGCCGTCCCCCTCGCGTTCGCGGTCGCCGCCGGCGAGCGCGGTGGTGAGGTACAGCGCGTCGCGCGAGGGACCGGCGAACGCGAGGGACGCGACCTTCCGCGCGGGGAGTTCGATCGCCGCGACCGCGCTCCCCGTCGGGTCGTATCGGACGGCTCGCCCGCCGTCCCACCGAGCCGACCAGAGGTGGTCCTCGGCGTCGACTGTCAGCCCGTCGGGGACGCCGTCCCCGGGCGGGGTCTCGACGAAGGATCGGCGGTTCGCTATCTCGCCGGTGACGTAGTCGTAGTCGAACGCGTCGATCCGACGCGCCTCGGACTCCGTGAGATAGAACGTCGTCCCGTCCCCGGAGAACCCCATCCCGTTCGGGATGTCCACCCCTTCGACGACGACGCGCGCCGAGCCGTCGGTGTCGATTCGGTAGACATCACCGAGCGCGTCCGCGCCCGGCATCGTTCCGGCGAACACCCGTCCCTCCGGGTCCGCGACGACGTCGTTGAACCGCGTGTCCGCGTCGACCGTGAGAACGGTCTCGGCGTCGGACGTCCCCGGAACGAAGCGTTCGACCGCCCCGCGTGTGAACAGAAGCAGCGCCCCGTCGGACTCGATCGTGTATCCGCCGAGTGGGACGCCGTCCGTCTCGTAGGCGACCGCGTTCTCGCCCGTCTCGGGATCGTATCGGTACAGCACGCCAGCCGGGATGTCGACCCAGTAGAGCCGGCGCTCCACCGGGTGCCACAGCGGTCCCTCGCCGGTATGCGCCCGCGTCTCGGCGACGCGTTCGGTTCGAGCCATACGCCTCCTTCCCGAACGTCGCCACTTGAGTGTGTCTGCTGACCCGGCGCGGCGCGCCTCGTTCTCGCGTCTCGTTCCCAATCCAGTCAGTCGTCGCCGGGGCGCCCGGTCGGTTCCCCAGGTTCGCCGCCGGGGTGCGCCGGCGTCGACCGCGACTCGGCTCGGTCGACGATCCGCGCCGCGCCGTACACCGACCCGACGCCGAGCGCGACGCCGGCCACGACGTCGGTGAGCCAGTGGATCCCGAGGTACATCGTGGAGAACACCACGGCGGCCGCGACCGCGGCGGCGGCGGGCGTCCACCGGGGATGGGTGCGCCGCGAGCGCCACGCGACGGCGAGGACGGCCACCGACAGGGAGGTGTGGAGCGACGGGAACACGTTCGTGTTCGACGCGACCGCCGCGGTGAGGTCCTGCGTCTGCGGGTATACCTGATACATCAGCCCCGACACCGTCTCCAAGTGGTTCCGCGGTCCGTAAGCGATGAACACCGTGTAGCAGACGGTGCCGACCGCGTAGTTCAGCATGTACGCGACGAGCAGTTCCTTCAGGTATCGCCGTCCGTTCCCCTCGGAGAGAAAGTACGTCACCGGCGCCGCGACGAGGAGGAACGCGAACCCGACCATGTAGCTCACCGTGAAGAACTCCAGCGTCGCGTCCGGCGTCAGCCGCTGAAGACTCGCCACGAATCCGCCTTCCAGCGCGTACAGTTCGTCGGTGATGTTCCAGTCGAGCGCGCGGGAGAGCCGCAGCCGATACCCCTTCGTGATCTGTTTGGCCGCGAGCAGCGCGAGCGCCGCTCCGAGGTAGGGAGCGACCTCTCGGACGCGGTCGTCGACGTCGGTCATCGCCCGTGACATCTGTCGAGGCCCGATACAGAGGAGGGCTGTGACCGCCGTCCCGGTGACGACGAAAAAGCCGGTGGCAGCGGTCACTTCGAGGAGCGCCATCGTCGTTTTTACAATATCGTCGCGACATATGAGTGACACGGTGTCGGAGCGCGAGGCCGCCGCGTTCACAGCCCCAGAGGATCGACCTGCGGCGTGTTTTTCGGTCGAGTAGATCCTCATCGGAATACGCGATGTCCGGGCCCCGTACCTGCTCACGATCCCGAAGCGTGTGTGTGTGAAAAACACACATTCGGTCAAGCGTTAATTCCTCGTCATCCCTTCGATCAGGTGATGGAATTCACCCGTCGTCGGTTCGTCGCGACCGCCGGCCTCGCGGCACTCGCAGGGTGCGCCAGCGGCGCAAACGGCGGCTCCGAGGGATCTTCGACGGCGGCGGCAGGGTCGAACGCCGACGGATCGGGGTCCGGAACCGACGGTGCTGTCCCGACCGCCGAGGAGACGCTCACTCTCTCGATGACCCCGGACGAGATCGAATCCCTCGCGATCTCGGGCGGGCCGCCCAAAGACGGGATCCCGTCCATCGACGACCCCTCGTTCGTCGACCCTGACGACGCCGGTTTCCTGGATCCGGGGGACCCCGTGTTCGGCGTCACGCTGAACGGTGACACCAAGGCGTACCCACAGAAGATCCTCGCGCAACACGAGGTCGTCAACGACCGTCTCGGTGACCTCGCCGTCGCGGTGACGTACTGCCCGCTGACCGGGACCGTCCAGGGTTTCGAGCGTGGCGAGACGACGTTCGGCGTCTCCGGCCGCCTCATCAACAACAATCTGGTCATGTACGACCGAGCGACCGAGGCGTGGTGGCCACAGATTCCCGCGACGTCGATACCCGGTCCGTGGAACTCCTCGCCCGGAACCCGATCGCTACGGGAGTTCAGACTCGTGTGGACAACGTGGGAGCAGTGGCGAAGTTTCCACCCCGACACACAGGTCCTCTCAACGGACACCGGCTTGGCGAAAAACTACGGCAGAGACCCGTACGGATCGTACAATCCGCTTGGGGGCTACTACGCCAGCGAGAACACCCTGTTCGAACCGCTCAGTGACGACAGCCGCTTCGAGAGAAAACGCGTCTTCATGTGTGCCCGGAGCGCCGAGGGCGCCGTCGCGTTCGACAAATCTTCTCTCCTTACGGAACGAGTGATGTCGGGTGAACTGAACGGGACACCGACCGTCGCGGTCGCCGATCGGCGGTTGGATACTGGATACATTTACCTAAATCCCGACGAGCGGGCGGTCACGACCGACGGCGATACGGTGCTTGTCGGTGACACCGCGTACGAACCCGACGCACTTCCGCTGGAGCGACTCCACACGTTCGACGCGATGTGGTTCGCCTGGCACGGGTACTATCCGGACACCAATGTCTACGCATAACACCGCTGTGCGGCTCGAAACTGCCGTCTCGAGAACGATTGCGGCTACAGGTGCGGTCTTCCGTCGTACCGATGCGACACTTGTCGTCGTCGGAACCGCGGTCGGGTATCTAATAGCTTACTTATACGCGCTCGGGCACCTCGCGCCGGGGATCGGCGGGTTCGATCTGTTCGTCGTGTCCGGCGCTTTCGAGAAGTTCTTCCGGCCTGAACTGGGTCCGTTCTCGTTCACGCCCGTGGCTCGGGTGTCGGCCGGACCGGTGACCTATCTGTTCTCGCTCAACACCGTCTTGGGGGTCGGGATCGCCGGTCTGGTCGGTCTCAACCTCGGTCTGACGTATCTCGCGTGGCGCCAGCCGGCGGCCTGTGGAGTCGGGTCCTCGTCGTCCGGAGTCATCGCCAGCGTTCCGGCAGTCCTGTCGGGCACCGCCTGCTGTGGTCCGGTCGTGCTCATCGTCCTCGGGATTCAGGCGTCGGGCATCGTCGTGACGGCGTTCCAGTTCCTGCTACCGATAGCCGTCGTGCTGTTGGTCGGCAGTCTCGTCCTCGTCGGCCGACAGATCGACCCCGCGGGTCCGTGAGCCGGTCGTCGACTCGTCACCCGCGACCGGTGGTCGCGTGGAACGCGTCGGGTCCGTGGTCGTCCTGCCACGCGAAGGCGTAGAGCCGTCGCGTCGGAACCCGCCGCAGCCGTCGTCCGTCGTCGCTTTTCCCCGTCGCAGGCGCCCAGACGGTGCCGTCGCCGCGGAGGGTCCCGTCCTCGATCCGGAGCGAGAAGTCGGGTCGCTCGAAGGCGTGGAGGCCGTCGTCCGCCGCGAGGACGACGACGTCGGTCTCGCCCACCGTCGCCTCCACGACGCCACCGGCCCCCTCGACGACCGGGAGCGGAAACCCGAGTGCGCCGCCGTCGGTCGGCGTCACGCCGAGGACCACGGCCTTCGGGTCGAGGTCGTCCCGATTCCACTCGCGCTCCGGTCCCTCGCCGCGCATGCCGCGGAGGCCGAACGCCTCGCGCTCCTCGTAGGCCGCGTAGCCGGAGGGGTCGTACCCGCTCGCCGCGGCCGACCCCTCGGAGTCCGGTTGGAGAACGACCCCGTCGGGGTAGGCCTCACGAAAGGCCGCGTACGTCGTCATCGGGCCGGGTCGAACTCGGAGGCGTTCGCCGGCGAGTTCGCCGGCGATACACCTGCCCGTCGACTGTTTCCACTCAGAGTCGGTTTCGCGGTCGTACAGGACGAGGTCGTCGTCGACCAACTTTCCCGAGACGCCG
This window harbors:
- a CDS encoding translation initiation factor IF-6; the encoded protein is MLRATFTGSSYVGVFARAVDDLLLVRPDVDEALAGDLGAEIGAEPLLTTVGRSNTVGALATGNENGVLVSSRATEREKDRIADAAGVRVAELPGEINAAGNVVLANDYGAYVHPDLSREAVQTVKDALDVPVTRGDFGGVRTVGTAAVANNTGVLCHPQSTESELQTVEEALDVRADLGTVNYGAPLVGSGLVANDEGYVVGEDTTGPELGRIEETLGFID
- a CDS encoding SMP-30/gluconolactonase/LRE family protein, with protein sequence MARTERVAETRAHTGEGPLWHPVERRLYWVDIPAGVLYRYDPETGENAVAYETDGVPLGGYTIESDGALLLFTRGAVERFVPGTSDAETVLTVDADTRFNDVVADPEGRVFAGTMPGADALGDVYRIDTDGSARVVVEGVDIPNGMGFSGDGTTFYLTESEARRIDAFDYDYVTGEIANRRSFVETPPGDGVPDGLTVDAEDHLWSARWDGGRAVRYDPTGSAVAAIELPARKVASLAFAGPSRDALYLTTALAGGDREREGDGAGALFRATGLPANGRAEFRSRIAVA
- a CDS encoding DUF3179 domain-containing (seleno)protein, which translates into the protein MSDPNGPSESAMNVVSVLPKDAIPSVDDPTFGDGYFGEPEDEVLVVDPDDGVAPARAYPIRILNYHEVVNDVAPAAEGDGDPIAVTWCPICGSGVVYDATVDGRRLTFGVSGKLVDDDLVLYDRETDSEWKQSTGRCIAGELAGERLRVRPGPMTTYAAFREAYPDGVVLQPDSEGSAAASGYDPSGYAAYEEREAFGLRGMRGEGPEREWNRDDLDPKAVVLGVTPTDGGALGFPLPVVEGAGGVVEATVGETDVVVLAADDGLHAFERPDFSLRIEDGTLRGDGTVWAPATGKSDDGRRLRRVPTRRLYAFAWQDDHGPDAFHATTGRG
- a CDS encoding phosphatase PAP2 family protein; this encodes MALLEVTAATGFFVVTGTAVTALLCIGPRQMSRAMTDVDDRVREVAPYLGAALALLAAKQITKGYRLRLSRALDWNITDELYALEGGFVASLQRLTPDATLEFFTVSYMVGFAFLLVAAPVTYFLSEGNGRRYLKELLVAYMLNYAVGTVCYTVFIAYGPRNHLETVSGLMYQVYPQTQDLTAAVASNTNVFPSLHTSLSVAVLAVAWRSRRTHPRWTPAAAAVAAAVVFSTMYLGIHWLTDVVAGVALGVGSVYGAARIVDRAESRSTPAHPGGEPGEPTGRPGDD
- the rpl18a gene encoding 50S ribosomal protein L18Ae — protein: MSAYTVSGRFQSRDGFQPFTKDVEAENEDLARERIYTNVGSQHNRKRTQIEIEEVSAA
- the pfdA gene encoding prefoldin subunit alpha, whose amino-acid sequence is MGGGQQQLQQLSQELQALDEEIEALEDEVAGYREEKTDIDDAVEAIETLDTGATVQVPLGGGAYLRAEVQDIDEVIVSLGGNYSAEQPQDDAIDVLRRKQEALDERIEETEAEVDDLESESDELEQQAQQMQQQMQQQQMQQQQMEQGQDGEE
- a CDS encoding DUF3179 domain-containing protein produces the protein MEFTRRRFVATAGLAALAGCASGANGGSEGSSTAAAGSNADGSGSGTDGAVPTAEETLTLSMTPDEIESLAISGGPPKDGIPSIDDPSFVDPDDAGFLDPGDPVFGVTLNGDTKAYPQKILAQHEVVNDRLGDLAVAVTYCPLTGTVQGFERGETTFGVSGRLINNNLVMYDRATEAWWPQIPATSIPGPWNSSPGTRSLREFRLVWTTWEQWRSFHPDTQVLSTDTGLAKNYGRDPYGSYNPLGGYYASENTLFEPLSDDSRFERKRVFMCARSAEGAVAFDKSSLLTERVMSGELNGTPTVAVADRRLDTGYIYLNPDERAVTTDGDTVLVGDTAYEPDALPLERLHTFDAMWFAWHGYYPDTNVYA